One Kiloniellales bacterium DNA segment encodes these proteins:
- the cobO gene encoding cob(I)yrinic acid a,c-diamide adenosyltransferase: MGQDEINARANEKARKRKAARDKMLADKTKEKGLLIVHTGKGKGKSTAAFGLVFRAIGNGMRVGVVQFVKGKWETGERHVLERFPEQVEIHTMGEGFTWDTQDRARDIRAAQAAWEKSKEMIEACRGPKPRYDLILLDELNIVLRYDYLPLDEVVGFLADRPEDLHVVVTGRNAKEPLIEAADLVTEMALVKHPFREQNVKAQKGIEF, translated from the coding sequence ATGGGCCAAGACGAGATCAACGCCCGGGCCAACGAGAAGGCGCGCAAGCGCAAGGCCGCGCGCGACAAGATGCTGGCCGACAAGACCAAGGAGAAAGGCCTGCTGATCGTCCACACGGGCAAGGGCAAGGGCAAGTCGACCGCGGCCTTCGGCCTGGTGTTCCGCGCCATCGGCAACGGCATGCGGGTCGGCGTGGTGCAGTTCGTGAAGGGCAAGTGGGAGACCGGCGAACGCCACGTCCTCGAGCGCTTCCCCGAGCAGGTCGAGATCCATACCATGGGCGAGGGCTTCACCTGGGACACCCAGGACCGTGCCCGCGACATCCGAGCGGCGCAGGCGGCCTGGGAGAAATCCAAGGAGATGATCGAGGCCTGCCGCGGGCCCAAACCGCGCTACGACCTTATCCTGCTCGACGAGCTCAACATCGTGCTGCGCTACGACTACCTGCCGCTCGACGAAGTCGTCGGCTTCCTCGCCGACCGTCCCGAGGACCTGCACGTCGTGGTCACCGGACGCAACGCCAAGGAGCCCCTGATCGAGGCCGCCGACCTGGTAACCGAGATGGCCCTGGTCAAGCATCCCTTCCGTGAGCAGAATGTTAAGGCGCAGAAGGGGATAGAGTTTTGA
- a CDS encoding cobyric acid synthase translates to MLQGTGSDVGKSLLVAGLCRAFTRRGLRVRPFKPQNMSNNAAVTVDGGEIGRAQALQARAAGVAPVVDMNPVLLKPQSEVGAQVVVQGRVVGAAKAHDYQQLKPTLLPRVLESYERLSGEADLMLVEGAGSAAEVNLRAGDIANMGFALAAGAPVVLVGDIDRGGVIASLVGTHRLLTPAERALLAGYVINRFRGDVSLFDSGLAIIGRETGLEAFGVVPYFAEARALPAEDALAVQNPEAPGAGAIRIAVPVLSRIANFDDLDPLMAEPEVAVDFVEPGRALPGDADLVILPGSKATLSDLAFLRKQAWDQDIAAHLRRGGWLLGLCGGYQMLGRRIADPDGIEGPPGEAEGLGLLETDTVLGGDKRLVESRGVELASGESVQGYEIHIGRTEGPGRARPLLRLAGQDEGAVSADGKVAGCYLHGLFTSDSFRRAFLARIKVRAHSGPAYDALVEGTLDRLADHLESHLDLDRLLDAAARTAPLRTANLG, encoded by the coding sequence ATGCTGCAAGGCACCGGCTCCGACGTCGGCAAGTCGCTCCTGGTCGCGGGTCTTTGCCGCGCCTTCACGCGGCGAGGACTCCGGGTGCGCCCCTTCAAGCCGCAGAACATGTCGAACAACGCGGCGGTGACGGTCGACGGCGGCGAGATCGGCCGGGCCCAGGCGCTGCAGGCCCGCGCCGCGGGGGTCGCCCCCGTGGTTGATATGAACCCGGTGCTGCTCAAGCCGCAGAGCGAGGTGGGTGCGCAGGTCGTGGTCCAGGGCCGGGTGGTCGGCGCCGCCAAGGCGCACGACTATCAGCAACTGAAGCCCACGCTTCTGCCCCGCGTGCTCGAATCCTACGAACGCCTGTCCGGCGAGGCCGACCTGATGCTGGTCGAGGGCGCCGGCAGCGCGGCGGAGGTCAACCTGCGGGCGGGCGACATCGCCAACATGGGCTTCGCGCTGGCCGCTGGGGCGCCGGTCGTGCTGGTCGGCGACATCGACCGGGGCGGCGTGATCGCCAGTCTGGTCGGCACGCACCGCCTGCTGACGCCGGCCGAGAGGGCGCTGCTGGCGGGCTACGTGATCAACCGGTTCCGCGGCGACGTCAGCCTGTTCGACTCCGGCCTCGCCATCATCGGCCGCGAGACCGGCCTCGAGGCCTTTGGCGTGGTGCCCTACTTCGCCGAGGCGCGCGCCCTGCCCGCCGAGGACGCGCTCGCCGTGCAGAACCCCGAGGCGCCGGGCGCGGGCGCGATCAGGATCGCCGTGCCGGTGCTGTCGCGCATCGCCAACTTCGACGACCTCGATCCTCTGATGGCAGAGCCCGAGGTCGCGGTCGACTTCGTCGAGCCCGGCCGCGCGCTGCCGGGCGACGCCGACCTGGTGATCCTGCCCGGGTCGAAGGCGACCCTGTCCGACCTCGCCTTCCTTCGGAAACAGGCCTGGGATCAGGACATCGCCGCCCATCTCCGCCGCGGCGGCTGGCTGCTCGGCCTGTGCGGCGGCTACCAGATGCTCGGCCGCCGCATCGCCGATCCCGACGGCATCGAGGGTCCGCCGGGCGAGGCCGAGGGCCTGGGCCTGCTCGAGACCGACACGGTGCTCGGCGGCGACAAGAGGCTGGTCGAGTCGCGCGGGGTCGAGTTGGCGAGCGGCGAGTCCGTCCAAGGCTACGAGATTCACATCGGCAGGACGGAAGGGCCGGGCCGCGCGCGGCCTCTGCTGCGCCTTGCCGGTCAGGACGAGGGCGCCGTCTCGGCCGACGGCAAGGTCGCCGGCTGCTACCTGCATGGACTTTTCACGTCCGACAGCTTCCGGCGGGCCTTCCTCGCACGGATCAAAGTTCGTGCCCACAGCGGCCCGGCCTACGACGCCCTGGTCGAAGGCACGCTCGACCGCCTGGCCGATCACCTGGAGAGTCATCTCGACCTCGATCGCCTGCTGGACGCCGCCGCGCGGACCGCTCCGCTCCGCACCGCCAACCTCGGATAG